AAAGCAGGCATGAACAAAGCCTTGCGAAGTCTAGAGTTACCGATGCGCGAAAGACTTGTCTTGCCTCTTACAGAAGTGCCACTTGTGCGCTCACGCGGTGTCAGCCCACTATAGGCAGCCAATTGACGGGCGCTTTCAAAGGTAGTCACACTACCAATTTCTGCCAAGATGCTGGCAGCGGTTTGCTCTCCCACACCTGGAATTGAAGTGAGCAAATCGCGTTGGGCTCTCAAGTTTGTATGCTGCTTGAAGTGAGTATGAATCAATTGCCGTGTCTTGCCGAGCTCGTTCTCTAAAAACTGAATGTGGCTTGAAATCGACGCTTGTACATCTGGGTTATCAGTGACATCTAAACGGTTCTTCTCCTGTTGTAGCATTTGATTGAGCGATTCGAGTCGCCGCATGATTGCCTGTAGTTGCTCAATCTCAGCAGCAGGTGGACTCCAGCTAGGCGGATGCAGTGCGGCGCAAAACCGAGCAATGACTCCAGCATCTACCTTGTCTGTTTTGGTTCGCGTCATTTCACTGATAGCAAATCCCTTTACTCGGCTGGGATTGACTAGACTCACCGTTTGTTCCTGCTCGTAGAAGTATCGTGCTAAGGCGCTGCCATAACTCCCTGTAGCCTCCATACAAGCGTGCACTTTAGTGATTCCTTGTCTTGATAGCCAATTTAAAAGTTCTTGATACCCCTCTAGATTGTTCCCTAATGCTTTTGGTTTACTCTTGCCGTTTGGTAGGAGTAAACAAACATGCACTTTACTCTTACCAACATCAATCCCTAAAACCGCTGTTTCCATATAGTCTTGTTCCCTTACATCCTGAGTTAACCACAGGTGACTGGCTCTCAACTACACTTGTGTATGCAAGCTCTACTATTGTTACAGTTGCTTTAGATACCGTCCAGATTTAGAGAATCCAATCAGATTGAGGTGACAACGGTCTTTATCTGACAACCAAGCTGTAGCGCCTCCGTCAACCACCAGACTCGCTTGTACCTCCCACTCTCTTGACTAGAGAGTAGACCTGTAAACTGAGTTTAATCAGTCTAATTTAAAGATACAAGTCAACCAGCTATGCTATATCGAATTAAGCTTCTAAAGCTTTATCCCATTCCAACTGATGACTTAAACCATACTTAATAAAGTCCTCTATTTTAACTCTATCATTTTTACCAAAAACACCTAAGCTGTAAGGATTTTCTTGCATCCGTTGTGTGACTAATTCCTCTTCAATCTGTATCACTTCTTCTCTAGGCTTATCAGTTTTAAAGAAATCTACAACCAAAACAGTCCTTTCGTAATCGGTGTAATTATGCGGACAGTGGGGATAGCTGTGATCTAAAATCAGAAACTCACCTTCATGCCAATAAAGCTTGTCATGACATATTTTCATCGCCACATCTCCATCAGGCACAATCAACCCTAGATAGCCGCGATTCATGTGCGGGTTATAGTTCACATGCAGTTTGACATCCAGTCCTGGATGAAATGTACCGAAGTATACGTTTCTGATGACGTTGTCATTGATCGAATTTGATGCTTCTATCGCCTTAGTTAACTTTGGAAAATATCTTTCTCTTAATTCAAGTGCTTTTTCTACTACATCCTGTAACTCATACTGAGGATATTGAATTTGATGCACTCGAATATAGTTTTCAATAAACATTCCTTGAAATAATACACCAAAAGCACTGTATTTCGCATTGCCTTTGGTCTTAATTGTTTTACTTTTAGGTCCCATGATGTCAAAGGTAAACTGTACCTCTTCCTTAGAGGCTTTATGCATAAAGTATGTGAATTCATCTCTAATAACTTGCCAGTTCTCTTGAAGGTTGTTCAGAAAAGGAAATTGCTTGGGGTCTAAATGGTACTCGTTAAAACTTTCCATTGCCTTTCTTCCTGAATATGATTGAATTCAACCCGCTATAATTTAATTCTAGAAGTTTTATTTTAGGCAGCTTGAGAGGAAATTGGTCTAACTGATCTTGACAAGAGGTCCTGTGTCTGAAACTCTCGTTCTGGATAGACTTATCAAAAACGTCCGCGTGGTTCGTCCTAATCAGTCAGACGTAGAGCGTCTGGACTTGGGCATTAAGGATGGTAAATTTACCCGAATTTCGCCGCAAATCAGCCCTGACCAGGCGCAAGAGGTGTTCGACGCTCAGAACCTACTCGGTTTTCCGGGGGTTGTTGATGCCCACATGCACATCGGGATCTATCAACCCCTCGACCAAGACGCTATCACCGAAAGCAAAGCAGCGGCAATGGGGGGAGTAACCACCAGCCTGAACTATATCCGCACTGGTCAGTATTACCTGAATAAAGGTGGTCTTTACAAGGATTTTTTCCCAGAGGTGCTGGCCTTGTCAGAGGGCAACTTTTTTGTTGATTACGGCTATCATGTAGCGCCGATCAGCTCTGGGCATATCAACGAGATGCAGTGGTTGTTTGAGCAGCATGGGGTTGCTTCGTTCAAAATTTTTATGTTCTATGGAGGTTATGGTCTCCACGGTCTTTCCGATCAACAGAATCTATTTCTGATGATCGACAAGGAAGATCGCTACGACTTTGCCCACTTTGAATTCATCATGCGGAGCTTGTCTCAACTGAGGGAACGCTACCCCAAAGCGCAAGACGCGATCAGCCTCAGCCTGCACTGTGAAGTGGCTGATATTCTCAATGCCTACACCAAAATTGTGCAGCAAGACCCTACCCTCACTGGCCTCAATGCTTATAGCGCTGCTCGTCCTCCCCACTCAGAAGGGCTAGCCATTTGTATTGCATCTTATCTTGCTCACGAAACTAACTGTGTCAACATCAATTTGCTCCATCTCAGTTCCCGCAAGGCTGTTGAAGCGGCTCTGATGATGCAAACGACCTTTCCCCACATCAATTTCAAACGAGAAGTTACGGTGGGTCATCTCTTGTTGGATGTAGATGCGCCCACGGGTAAATGGGCGAAAGTCAATCCCCCGATTCGCCCGCGAGCGGATGTTGAATATTTATGGAATGCAGTGATGCAGGATCGGGTGGATTGGATTGTCAGCGATCACGCCTGCTGTTCAGCGGAGAAAAAAGCCAGCTTGAGAGATCCGGACAATATTTGGTTGGCTAAGTCTGGCTTTGGTGGGACAGAATACCTACTCTCAGGGATTATCAGTGAAGGGAGCAAACGGGGCATGTCCTACAACCACATGGCAAGGCTACTGTGTTGGAATCCTGCACAGCGGTTTGGTCTGTTTCAAAAGGGCGATATCGCTGTTGGGTATGATGCTGACCTAGTGCTGGTGGAGCCAAATGAAACGTTTGTTGTCCGTGCTGGTGAATCAGCGTCACAACAGGGCTATACCCCCTTTGAGGGTATGGAGTTAACGGGACGGGT
This window of the Chroococcidiopsis sp. CCMEE 29 genome carries:
- a CDS encoding IS110 family transposase; amino-acid sequence: METAVLGIDVGKSKVHVCLLLPNGKSKPKALGNNLEGYQELLNWLSRQGITKVHACMEATGSYGSALARYFYEQEQTVSLVNPSRVKGFAISEMTRTKTDKVDAGVIARFCAALHPPSWSPPAAEIEQLQAIMRRLESLNQMLQQEKNRLDVTDNPDVQASISSHIQFLENELGKTRQLIHTHFKQHTNLRAQRDLLTSIPGVGEQTAASILAEIGSVTTFESARQLAAYSGLTPRERTSGTSVRGKTSLSRIGNSRLRKALFMPALTAAQCNPILHDLWERLLRRGKTKMVAVGAVMRKLLHLAFGVLKSGKPFDPDYGKPLATVAA
- a CDS encoding amidohydrolase family protein; translated protein: MSETLVLDRLIKNVRVVRPNQSDVERLDLGIKDGKFTRISPQISPDQAQEVFDAQNLLGFPGVVDAHMHIGIYQPLDQDAITESKAAAMGGVTTSLNYIRTGQYYLNKGGLYKDFFPEVLALSEGNFFVDYGYHVAPISSGHINEMQWLFEQHGVASFKIFMFYGGYGLHGLSDQQNLFLMIDKEDRYDFAHFEFIMRSLSQLRERYPKAQDAISLSLHCEVADILNAYTKIVQQDPTLTGLNAYSAARPPHSEGLAICIASYLAHETNCVNINLLHLSSRKAVEAALMMQTTFPHINFKREVTVGHLLLDVDAPTGKWAKVNPPIRPRADVEYLWNAVMQDRVDWIVSDHACCSAEKKASLRDPDNIWLAKSGFGGTEYLLSGIISEGSKRGMSYNHMARLLCWNPAQRFGLFQKGDIAVGYDADLVLVEPNETFVVRAGESASQQGYTPFEGMELTGRVKSTFLRGNLIYDRGQVLGSPKGRYLKRSQGLN
- a CDS encoding aspartyl/asparaginyl beta-hydroxylase domain-containing protein — translated: MESFNEYHLDPKQFPFLNNLQENWQVIRDEFTYFMHKASKEEVQFTFDIMGPKSKTIKTKGNAKYSAFGVLFQGMFIENYIRVHQIQYPQYELQDVVEKALELRERYFPKLTKAIEASNSINDNVIRNVYFGTFHPGLDVKLHVNYNPHMNRGYLGLIVPDGDVAMKICHDKLYWHEGEFLILDHSYPHCPHNYTDYERTVLVVDFFKTDKPREEVIQIEEELVTQRMQENPYSLGVFGKNDRVKIEDFIKYGLSHQLEWDKALEA